From Desulfoplanes formicivorans:
GTATCAATGAACTTCTGCTCGCCGGTGAAAAAGGGATGGCAATGGGAACAGATTTCAACTTCAATGGTTTCACCCACAGTAGACTGGGTGTCGAATTCAAAGCCGCAATGGCAGCGTACCTTTGTATTATACGTCTTGGGATGAATTTTTTCTTTCATGTCTACCTCCGTTATTCTAGGAAACGGATTGGCTAGCACTCAAAAACAAAAATAGCAAGCGCAAAAATGCGCCTGCCTGCAAAGCGTCCTGGCATTGTATCGGGAAAAAGGAAATGTTGTTGAACCGCTAGAAAAGGCCTTTGGAAAGATTCAGGGAGATATTGAAGGCCACGGAAAACAGATGGTGGATAAAATCAACAT
This genomic window contains:
- the rpmE gene encoding 50S ribosomal protein L31, whose product is MKEKIHPKTYNTKVRCHCGFEFDTQSTVGETIEVEICSHCHPFFTGEQKFIDTAGRIDRFRKKYAKFVKEGNK